The genome window GCGAACTTATGGAAGATGCCTGGAAAAGTTTAGGAGCTATAAATAGTTATTGATATTTTATTCATTTTTATTTATAATTATCTATTATGAGTAAAATATATAGAATAAACGAATTTGCAAAAAGAATAGGAAAATCAGCCTCAACATTAAGACGTTGGGACACAGAGGGTAGGTTGATAGCCAAGAGGACACTTACAGGTCAAAGATATTACGATGAATCAGATGTAAGGAAAATTTTAGGTATTAAAGATATTGATCGAAAAACTATTGTGTATTGTCGTGTGTCCTCTTCTAACCAAAAAGATGACCTCAAATCTCAAATAACAGCAATGGAACAATTTTGTTTGAACTGCGGAATCGCTGTTGATGAATGGATTCAAGAAATTGGCGGCGGGATGAATTTTAAAAGGAAAAAATTTCTTTTTTTAATGTCGCGGATAGCTACCGGGGAGGTTAAAATATTAATCGTAGCTCATAAAGACAGATTATGCCGATTTGGATTTGATTTTTTTGAACATATGGCAAATGAAAATGGATGCAAAATAAAGGTGGTAAATCAAGAATCTTTGTCCCCTCATCAGGAAATGGTCGAAGATTTAATGGCAATTATTCATACTTTTAGTTGCAGGTTATACGGCTTACGCAAGTATAAAAAAAACATAAAAAAAATAATCCAGGAAATTGAATAGTGAACATTCAATTGGCCCATAAAATCGAACTTAAACCCAATGACGCGCAGAAAGGCTATTTTGCAAAAGCGTGCGGCATATCAAGGTTTACGTGGAATTGGGGACTGGCTGAATGGAAACGGCAATACGAAGACGGATTGAAGCCAGCCGGATTGGAGCTGAAAAAACAGTTCAACGCTATTAAAAAAGAACTATATCCTTGGGCTTTTGAAGTGCTAAGAGATGCCAACAGTCAGCCGTTCAGTAATTTACAAACGGCATTTAACCGGTTTTTCAAAAACAGTTCAAAATATCCTCAATTTAAAAAGAAAAGCGTAAATGATAGTTTTTATATTGCCAATGATAAATTCAAGGTTGAAAAAAAGAAAATTTACATTCCAAAATTAGGTTGGGTGAGAATGCGGGAATGCTTAAATATTTCCGGTAAAATTTTATCAGCAATGGTGAAGTCTTTGAAGGGCCGAAGCCGCATAATGCCCTACTGAATAGATTAAGACGGTTGAACAAATCATTATCCAGAAAGGTCAAAGGGTCTAATAACTGGAAAAAAGCAAAGCTAAAGTTGTCACGATTACATATGAAGATTGGTAATATCCGTAAAGATGCCCTTCACAAACCAACTAATCATCTGGTTTGTGAATACGACATTATCGGGATTGAAGATCTAAACGTGAACGAGATGTCTAAAAACCATAAATTAGCCGGATCAATTTTGGATATGGGATTTTATGAGTTTAAACGTCAACTTGAATATAAAGCTTTGATTGCCGGGGTCAAAACTGTTCAAGCTGACAGATTTTATCCGTCTTCAAAACAAGGTAAGAATGAGTAAGAAGAAAGGAACAGCAATAAAGTCAGATGAAAATTGAAAAATCAGAAAGGTTGAAAAGCCTGCCTCCGTATTTGTTTAAGGAGATTGACAGGCAAAAGGATGAGGCCAGGGCACGGGGTATAGATATAATAGACCTGGGAGTGGGAGATCCGGATATGCCGACTCCACCCCACATAATAAGAGAGCTGGAAAAAGCCGCCAATGATCCGGCTAATCATCAGTACCCGTCCTATACAGGCATGGATGCTTTTAACAAGGCTGTTGCAGGATGGTATGAAAAACGGTTTAAGGTGGATCTGGATCCGTCAAAAGAGGTGGTTACGCTAATCGGGTCCAAAGAGGGGATTGCTCATATACCCCTTGCCTTTATCAACCCTGGTGACATGGCGCTGGTTCCCAATCCCGGGTATCCTGTTTATGAAATAGGCGTAAATTTTGCCGGAGGCGATGTCTGTTTTATGAATCTTCTCAAGGAGAATGATTATCTGCCCGATTTGGATGCTGTGCCCGAGGAGGTTGCACAAAAAACGAAACTGATGTTTATAAATTATCCTAATAACCCGACATCTGCTGTTGCTGGCATGAGTTTTTTTGACAAGCTGGTATCTTACGCCAAAAAACATGATATAATAATCTGCCATGATGCCGCCTACACAGAGATGGCTTTTGACGGATATAAGCCGATAAGTTTTCTTGAAGCAGACGGCGCCATGGAAGTAGGCATGGAATTCCATTCTCTTTCAAAAACGTATAATATGACCGGCTGGCGTATAGGTTTTGCAGTCGGCAATGCTGAAGTGATCCAGGCCCTGGGTCAGGTCAAGAGCAATATAGATTCCGGAGCTTTTCAGGCCGTGCAACTTGCCGGTATCACAGCCCTTGAGGGTGATCAGACCTGTATTGATGAAATGAACGGGATTTATACTGAACGCCGCGATCTATTGGTTGATGGTCTTCGGGAACTTGGACTTACGGCTAAAAAACCTAAAGCCACTTTTTATGTCTGGATAGATGTTCCTGACGGATATACTTCCTCTGAATTTGCAAGCCATTTGCTGACAAAAGCGGGAGTTGTGGCAACACCCGGGAATGGGTTCGGGACGGCCGGCGAAGGTTACATAAGGATGGCTCTCACTGTTGATAATGAAAGGATTAAAGAAGTCTTAAAGAGAATAAAAGAGACA of Desulfosarcina sp. BuS5 contains these proteins:
- a CDS encoding IS607 family transposase, which translates into the protein MSKIYRINEFAKRIGKSASTLRRWDTEGRLIAKRTLTGQRYYDESDVRKILGIKDIDRKTIVYCRVSSSNQKDDLKSQITAMEQFCLNCGIAVDEWIQEIGGGMNFKRKKFLFLMSRIATGEVKILIVAHKDRLCRFGFDFFEHMANENGCKIKVVNQESLSPHQEMVEDLMAIIHTFSCRLYGLRKYKKNIKKIIQEIE
- a CDS encoding RNA-guided endonuclease InsQ/TnpB family protein → MNIQLAHKIELKPNDAQKGYFAKACGISRFTWNWGLAEWKRQYEDGLKPAGLELKKQFNAIKKELYPWAFEVLRDANSQPFSNLQTAFNRFFKNSSKYPQFKKKSVNDSFYIANDKFKVEKKKIYIPKLGWVRMRECLNISGKILSAMVKSLKGRSRIMPY
- a CDS encoding RNA-guided endonuclease InsQ/TnpB family protein — translated: MNRLRRLNKSLSRKVKGSNNWKKAKLKLSRLHMKIGNIRKDALHKPTNHLVCEYDIIGIEDLNVNEMSKNHKLAGSILDMGFYEFKRQLEYKALIAGVKTVQADRFYPSSKQGKNE
- a CDS encoding LL-diaminopimelate aminotransferase, whose protein sequence is MKIEKSERLKSLPPYLFKEIDRQKDEARARGIDIIDLGVGDPDMPTPPHIIRELEKAANDPANHQYPSYTGMDAFNKAVAGWYEKRFKVDLDPSKEVVTLIGSKEGIAHIPLAFINPGDMALVPNPGYPVYEIGVNFAGGDVCFMNLLKENDYLPDLDAVPEEVAQKTKLMFINYPNNPTSAVAGMSFFDKLVSYAKKHDIIICHDAAYTEMAFDGYKPISFLEADGAMEVGMEFHSLSKTYNMTGWRIGFAVGNAEVIQALGQVKSNIDSGAFQAVQLAGITALEGDQTCIDEMNGIYTERRDLLVDGLRELGLTAKKPKATFYVWIDVPDGYTSSEFASHLLTKAGVVATPGNGFGTAGEGYIRMALTVDNERIKEVLKRIKETGF